In Eublepharis macularius isolate TG4126 chromosome 4, MPM_Emac_v1.0, whole genome shotgun sequence, the following are encoded in one genomic region:
- the LOC129327151 gene encoding zinc finger protein 883-like: MKNNSRDMASLGDSITKKIRGEISEEVSPVPDEVHVTSSEKVKDKVSSKPEGCKTSPRPETSRPHKTLLMHAVKCKLELENSEDKGEGCAMDNKNEDHHWEASKQRELLMSDRTAKGNVLKTPEPARSPHRPWGKWENGLKKREGESAVCQESGIAGQEGVCEGGRQETSMQWRDSSDLAVYGGAQIEEKIYQCLYCGKSFNAHFKLIRHHRIHTGEKPYKCLNCGKNFDQKGNLIAHARIHTGEKPYVCSDCGKSFSHKGSLVLHVRIHTGEKPYKCPDCGKSFSRSGSLKEHEKTHTGERPYTCLDCGRSFRKISELTTHHRFHTGEKPYKCSSCEKSFSTSSNLIAHQRTHTGEKPYKCSECGKRFSQAGNLKEHERTHTGEKPYKCPDCGKSFRQISYFIKHHQIHLADEGVRMEEKPHKCSDCGKGFSEKASLIRHQRIHTGEKPFQCSDCGKSFCLKSNLVVHVRIHTGEKPYTCSECGKSFNQTSSLHNHERTHKGEEPYKCLVCGKSFNRPSQLKAHERTHTGEKPYKCLECGKGFIYNHHLVRHRRNHTGEKPYQCSKCRKGFSLKSTLIKHQDIHTREKP, translated from the exons ATGAAGAATAATTCTAGAGACATGGCATCTCTAG GTGACAGCATTACAAAGAAGATCAGAGGGGAAATCTCTGAAGAAGTAAGCCCTGTGCCTGATGAAGTACATGTCACTTCTTCAGAGAAAGTCAAGGACAAAGTTTCTTCAAAGCCTGAGGGCTGTAAAACTAGCCCGAGACCTGAGACGAGTCGTCCACATAAGACTCTTCTGATGCATGCAGTTAAATGCAAGTTGGAACTTGAGAACTCTGAAGACAAAG GTGAGGGGTGTGCAATGGACAACAAAAATGAAGATCACCATTGGGAAGCCTCCAAGCAAAGGGAACTTCTTATGTCTGACAGAACAGCCAAGGGGAATGTTTTGAAAACTCCTGAACCTGCCAGAAGTCCACATAGGCCATGGGGAAAATGGGAAAATGGCTTGAAGAAGAGAGAGGGCGAATCTGCTGTTTGCCAAGAAAGTGGAATTGCAGGCCAGGAAGGTGTCTGTGAAGGTGGGAGACAGGAGACGTCAATGCAGTGGAGGGATAGCTCAGACCTTGCTGTGTATGGCGGAGCCCAAATAGAGGAGAAAATATACCAATGTTTGTATTGTGGGAAGTCCTTCAATGCTCACTTTAAACTCATTAGACATCaccgaatccacacaggagagaaaccatacaagtGTTTGAATTGTGGTAAGAACTTTGACCAGAAAGGAAATCTTATTGCCCACGCAAGAatccacacgggggagaaaccatatgtgTGCTCtgattgtgggaaaagcttcagccatAAAGGAAGTCTTGTTTTGCATGTGagaatccacactggagagaaaccctaCAAATGTCCtgattgtgggaaaagcttcagccgTTCAGGGTCCCTTAAAGAACATGAGAAAACTCACACGGGAGAGAGACCGTATACATGTTTAGACTGTGGGAGGAGCTTCCGAAAAATCTCTGAGCTCACAACACATCATAGattccacacaggagagaaaccatataaatgttcaagCTGTGAAAAATCCTTTAGTACGAGCTCTAACCTCATTGCTCATCAGAGaacacacacaggagagaaaccatataagtgttcCGAGTGCGGGAAGAGATTTAGCCAGGCTGGGAACCTGAAGGAACATGAGAGAACTCACACCGGAGAGAAACCCTACAAATGTCCcgattgtgggaaaagcttcagacaAATCTCTTACTTTATTAAACATCACCAGATTCATCTTGCTGATGAGGGAGTGCGCATGGAAGAAAAACCACACAAATGCTCTGACTGTGGGAAAGGTTTCAGTGAGAAAGCAAGCCTCATCAGACACCAGAGaatccatacaggagagaaaccattccAGTGCTCagactgtgggaagagcttctgttTAAAGTCCAACCTTGTTGTTCATGTAAGAAtacatacaggggagaaaccatacacatGCTCGGAGtgcgggaaaagcttcaatcAGACGTCAAGCCTTCATAATCATGAGAGGACCCACAAAGGGGAGGAGCCCTATAAATGCTtagtgtgtgggaaaagcttcaaccGGCCATCACAGCTTAAAGCCCATGAGAGAACTCACACTGGAGAGAAGCCATAcaagtgcttggagtgtgggaagggctTTATTTACAACCATCACCTTGTCAGGCATCGGAGAAATCACACTGGAGAGAAGCCATATCAATGCTCCAAGTGCAGGAAGGGATTCAGTCTGAAATCAACTCTTATTAAGCACCAAGACATTCACACAAGAGAGAAACCATAG
- the LOC129327155 gene encoding zinc finger protein 24-like isoform X1: protein MKMEEHIFSGHTQREALEGEGKSPVLQHDIGYKTRVDLAGGSKPSQAMPLGSTGSSLRWPNPHRVKEEPEDCLVQHWDARQQVYLRTVTSPHTELGLSQLLEEPAPWDDTKAFLASFEQVAEACHWPKEEWVARLLPALCGEAEQAFSRLEAGDREDYGKVKMAILRGDSLRREKQRQHFRCFCYQEAEGPRGAYGRLQELCCQWLKAERNTKEQILELLILEQFLTILPSEIQSWVRELGPETCSQAVALAEAFLRRQPEAERQESKVELAVAGVDFWETDPGQPDTEEEKQLYSEPKQEDDKDACPVAGQEWMTRDERERCVPEDGEQARLHAVLIWKGEEIPSWHSELENPSVSWKRSEFHQEIHPVEEVNESSPCERSYKTSVETTVQVGSNPGIKRISSKCYRKSLSQCSSILKKTHPGGKTHKCLVCGKYLLSHSKLIIHQRTHTGEKPYECPDCGKTFQCSSVLYRHQRIHTGEKPHKCPICGRRFSSNSNLNRHQRIHTGEKPYKCSDCGKSFIQRVSLDKHHKIHTAGKTKGDFSMGPS, encoded by the exons ATGAAAATGGAAGAACATATCTTCTCAGGCCATACACAGCGGGAAGcattggagggagagggaaaatcTCCTGTCCTTCAACATGATATAGGCTACAAGACCAGAGTTGACTTGGCGGGAGGAAGTAAACCCAGTCAAGCAATGCCATTGGGAAGTACTGGGAGCTCCCTCagatggccaaatccacacagggTGAAGGAAGAACCGGAAGACTGTTTGGTCCAGCACTGGGATGCCCGACAGCAGGTGTACCTAAGGACAGTTACTTCCCCTCACACAGAGCTAGGACTCTCACAGCTGCTTGAGGAACCTGCACCCTGGGACGACACAAAGGCCTTCCTGGCCTCCTTTGAGCAAGTGGCTGAGGCGTGCCATTGGCCCAAAGAAGAGTGGGTAGCCAGACTCTTGCCAGCTCTCTGTGGAGAAGCTGAGCAGGCTTTTAGCAGACTAGAGGCTGGAGACAGAGAGGATTATGGAAAAGTGAAGATGGCCATCTTGCGAGGGGACTCTCTGCGCAGGGAGAAGCAGCGCCAACACTTCAGATGTTTCTGCTATCAGGAGGCTGAGGGCCCAAGAGGAGCGTACGGCCGGCTCCAGGAACTTTGCTGTCAGTGGCTGAAAGCTGAGAGGAACACAAAAGAGCAGATTTTGGAACTGCTGATCTTGGAGCAGTTCCTAACCATCCTGCCATCAGAGATCCAGAGCTGGGTCAGGGAGCTTGGCCCAGAGACCTgttcccaggcggtggccctggctGAGGCTTTCCTGCGGAGGCAGCCTGAAGCTGAGAGACAGGAAAGCAAG GTGGAATTGGCAGTGGCAGGTGTGGATTTCTGGGAAACAGATCCAGGTCAGCCAGATACCGAGGAGGAGAAGCAGTTGTACAGCGAACCCAAGCAGGAAGATGACAAGGATGCCTGCCCAGTGG CAGGCCAAGAATGGATGACCAGAgatgagagggagaggtgtgtgCCTGAAGATGGGGAACAAGCAAGACTGCATGCAGTGTTGATATGGAAAGGCGAAGAGATTCCTTCTTGGCATTCTGAGTTGGAAAACCCCTCAGTGAGCTGGAAGAGATCAGAGTTCCACCAGGAAATCCACCCAGTGGAGGAAGTGAATGAATCTTCCCCATGTGAGAGAAGTTACAAGACCTCCGTTGAAACCACAGTCCAAGTGGGAAGTAACCCTGGCATCAAACGAATCTCCAGCAAATGTTATAGGAAAAGTTTGAGCCAGTGCTCCAGCATTTTGAAGAAGACTCACCCAGGAGGAAAAACACATAAATGCTTGGTCTGTGGGAAATACCTCCTCTCTCACTCCAAACTCATAATTCACCAGCGAacccatacaggggagaagccatatgagTGCCCGGACTGTGGGAAAACATTCCAGTGCAGTTCAGTCCTTTACCGTCATCAGAGAATTCACACTGGAGAGAAGCCACACAAATGCCCCATCTGTGGGAGACGATTCAGCAGCAATTCGAATCTAAATCGACATCAgagaattcacactggggagaaaccatacaagtgTTCTGACTGCGGGAAGAGCTTCATTCAGAGAGTTAGCCTTGATAAACACCATAAGATCCACACGGCTGGGAAAACCAAGGGGGATTTCAGTATGGGCCCTAGTTGA
- the LOC129327155 gene encoding zinc finger protein 24-like isoform X2 → MKMEEHIFSGHTQREALEGEGKSPVLQHDIGYKTRVDLAGGSKPSQAMPLGSTGSSLRWPNPHRVKEEPEDCLVQHWDARQQVYLRTVTSPHTELGLSQLLEEPAPWDDTKAFLASFEQVAEACHWPKEEWVARLLPALCGEAEQAFSRLEAGDREDYGKVKMAILRGDSLRREKQRQHFRCFCYQEAEGPRGAYGRLQELCCQWLKAERNTKEQILELLILEQFLTILPSEIQSWVRELGPETCSQAVALAEAFLRRQPEAERQESKVELAVAGVDFWETDPGQPDTEEEKQLYSEPKQEDDKDACPVGQEWMTRDERERCVPEDGEQARLHAVLIWKGEEIPSWHSELENPSVSWKRSEFHQEIHPVEEVNESSPCERSYKTSVETTVQVGSNPGIKRISSKCYRKSLSQCSSILKKTHPGGKTHKCLVCGKYLLSHSKLIIHQRTHTGEKPYECPDCGKTFQCSSVLYRHQRIHTGEKPHKCPICGRRFSSNSNLNRHQRIHTGEKPYKCSDCGKSFIQRVSLDKHHKIHTAGKTKGDFSMGPS, encoded by the exons ATGAAAATGGAAGAACATATCTTCTCAGGCCATACACAGCGGGAAGcattggagggagagggaaaatcTCCTGTCCTTCAACATGATATAGGCTACAAGACCAGAGTTGACTTGGCGGGAGGAAGTAAACCCAGTCAAGCAATGCCATTGGGAAGTACTGGGAGCTCCCTCagatggccaaatccacacagggTGAAGGAAGAACCGGAAGACTGTTTGGTCCAGCACTGGGATGCCCGACAGCAGGTGTACCTAAGGACAGTTACTTCCCCTCACACAGAGCTAGGACTCTCACAGCTGCTTGAGGAACCTGCACCCTGGGACGACACAAAGGCCTTCCTGGCCTCCTTTGAGCAAGTGGCTGAGGCGTGCCATTGGCCCAAAGAAGAGTGGGTAGCCAGACTCTTGCCAGCTCTCTGTGGAGAAGCTGAGCAGGCTTTTAGCAGACTAGAGGCTGGAGACAGAGAGGATTATGGAAAAGTGAAGATGGCCATCTTGCGAGGGGACTCTCTGCGCAGGGAGAAGCAGCGCCAACACTTCAGATGTTTCTGCTATCAGGAGGCTGAGGGCCCAAGAGGAGCGTACGGCCGGCTCCAGGAACTTTGCTGTCAGTGGCTGAAAGCTGAGAGGAACACAAAAGAGCAGATTTTGGAACTGCTGATCTTGGAGCAGTTCCTAACCATCCTGCCATCAGAGATCCAGAGCTGGGTCAGGGAGCTTGGCCCAGAGACCTgttcccaggcggtggccctggctGAGGCTTTCCTGCGGAGGCAGCCTGAAGCTGAGAGACAGGAAAGCAAG GTGGAATTGGCAGTGGCAGGTGTGGATTTCTGGGAAACAGATCCAGGTCAGCCAGATACCGAGGAGGAGAAGCAGTTGTACAGCGAACCCAAGCAGGAAGATGACAAGGATGCCTGCCCAGTGG GCCAAGAATGGATGACCAGAgatgagagggagaggtgtgtgCCTGAAGATGGGGAACAAGCAAGACTGCATGCAGTGTTGATATGGAAAGGCGAAGAGATTCCTTCTTGGCATTCTGAGTTGGAAAACCCCTCAGTGAGCTGGAAGAGATCAGAGTTCCACCAGGAAATCCACCCAGTGGAGGAAGTGAATGAATCTTCCCCATGTGAGAGAAGTTACAAGACCTCCGTTGAAACCACAGTCCAAGTGGGAAGTAACCCTGGCATCAAACGAATCTCCAGCAAATGTTATAGGAAAAGTTTGAGCCAGTGCTCCAGCATTTTGAAGAAGACTCACCCAGGAGGAAAAACACATAAATGCTTGGTCTGTGGGAAATACCTCCTCTCTCACTCCAAACTCATAATTCACCAGCGAacccatacaggggagaagccatatgagTGCCCGGACTGTGGGAAAACATTCCAGTGCAGTTCAGTCCTTTACCGTCATCAGAGAATTCACACTGGAGAGAAGCCACACAAATGCCCCATCTGTGGGAGACGATTCAGCAGCAATTCGAATCTAAATCGACATCAgagaattcacactggggagaaaccatacaagtgTTCTGACTGCGGGAAGAGCTTCATTCAGAGAGTTAGCCTTGATAAACACCATAAGATCCACACGGCTGGGAAAACCAAGGGGGATTTCAGTATGGGCCCTAGTTGA